The nucleotide window CAAGTCGCCATTTACCAACTTGGGTCTTAGGGTACTATGTATCGATGTCTGGGCGTTGTGTTGGCTGCAAGTACGGGATGAGCACACGATGTAGTGTAAGATGGAGTTCTAGTATACCTAGTGCAGTTTGGGGGCTGGACGCAACGAATGAGATGCGATGCAGTATCTACGAAACAGACACAGTGCTCGAGATCCTCTTCTGATGCTTTAAGGAACCTCCGTTCGACCAATGATATTGCCGAGAAAACCTCGCCATGGGCAATGATCATGATTACTAACACTATTATAGCGTGTGTAGAAACAATTCAGAGCCTTTACAACTTGCAACTAGGTCGAGGTTCAAAGCTGCACACGCACTACCTACGAATCGACAATTATCGTCACTCGACACGATAGGGGTCCAAGTCATTTTGGCCCTCAGACCGGAAACGGTCAGTTTCACAGAGTCCCAGCAGCCTTGTCTCCTTATTTCGTGTACTGCTACGAAGCGTAAGTCGACAACTGTTACATATGCCTGCGTACCCGAGCACATCAACTGGGTAAGGTACCTCAAGGAAACAGCACGTACCAGCCGACGTCCCGAGTCTTGGTTGGGGCTTTGGGGGTTTAGTTCAAACTTCGCTCCCATTTTATTGATCATCAACCACTTCACCTCACGTCCAACGGTGAACAAGAGAACAGGAGATCCGCAACATCTCAGGGGCTTATCCAatagccttttttttttgttgctTTTTTTCTGAGTCGTCCGTCTGCTTGTTGAACGTCCCGCTTGCGCCGGCGTTCTCTAATCGCTTGTTCGGCCTCTTGTCCTCTTCTCACCCGGCCGTGTACTCTGACTCAAGAACCGTCTTGACCAACCCGGCCGCCCCCATCGCCATCACTGTTGTGACTTTTCTCTTCCCGAAATCCCTACCCCGGACTACCCCGGATCTCCCTTGCCTCTGTTGGGCTGTCTCGACCCACGCCCGCGCTGTGAGGACCGTGGAGTTCTGTTGCCGACCTCGACGGAGCTTCGCCGAGGTTATCACTGTTGGTTGGGATACAACGCCCGTCGTCCGCGACTTTGATAATCGTTCAAGAGATCCTCCATTGCTTCAGTCGCACACGGCCTTCAGTCCCACCGGTCCCTTAAGAGTTGAGGCCCCGGGGACTCCCCGCCAATTCCCCGCAACCCAGCACCCTGGTACAGAACCCATCGGCCAGACGATATCAGGCGTCACAATTCCGTGTCGAGGCTTGCTTGCTGTCACAGTTGCAGTCCTTGCCAGAACCATTACCACGGCTTGTACTTGGCAGCTCACCAAGGTACTCCCCGGCAGATGAACAGTTCGGATGTTCAAATGATGTCCTCTCAAGATGCGCCAGGCTCAGCCGGACTCGCCCCCGACAACATCGCCTCTTCGTTACCTTCCAAGAAGAAGTCTAGGCGGGGCGCTGACCCTACCAACCAAAAGCGACGATGTGTGAGCACGGCCTGCATCGCCTgtcggaggaggaagtccAAGTGTGACGGCGCCCTTCCGAGCTGCGCGGCCTGTGCCAGTGTCTACGGCACCGAGTGCATCTATGACCCAAATTCAGATCACCGCCGAAAAGGCGTCTACCGGGAGAAGAACGATAGCATGAAAGCCCAGAACGCCACACTGCAGATCCTAATAGAGGCCATTTTGAATGCTTCCGAGGAAGATGTGATCGACATTGTGAGGAGGATTCGCACCTGTGACGACCTTGACGAAGTAGCCGAGTCCATCCGCAGGGATGAGAAGAACGCAACAGCAACCAACGACAACGATGACAGCGATGAACCCACCCAACCTGGCAGAGATGACGCTACCAGTCAGGCCGTTGAGGGTGAGAGGGACTTGGCCCGTAAGATGGGAGAGCTCCGGATCGAAAATGGTTCTGTTCGTTTTATTGGCGGTACCTCGCACCTCATATATCTCAGTGAACCGACAGATGCCTCTGAAGAACCGGAGCTTGAAACCCGCCTGTCGACCTGCGATGAGAATCCAATCACCACCTGGACAGAGGTGACCAAGAATCCTCAACTAATCATCCATCTCGTCAACATGTATTTCAACTGGCACTATCCTTACTTCACCACGCTGTCTAGAAGCTTGTTTTATCGGGATTTCATCAAGGGAAAGCCGGCTGGCCAACCACGCTCCACTGTTTACTGTTCGTCGCTGCTGGTCAATGCCATGCTCGCGCTTGGCTGTCACTTCACAAGTGTGGACGGTGCCTTTGCGGTACCTGGGGACAGCAGGACCAAGGGTGATCACTTCTTCGCCGAGGCCAAGAGACTGATTGTTCAGAACGACGAGTACGAAAAACCAAGGCTCACTACCGTGCAAGCTCTGGCGCTTATGTCAGTGCGAGAAGCAGGCTGCGGACGGGAAGCGAAAGGCTGGGTATACAGCGGCATGAGCTTCAGAATGGCTCAAGACATTGGCCTGAATCTAGACATTGGATCGCTGGACGAAAAGGAGGTGGATGCCCGGAGAATCACCTTTTGGGGTTGCTTTGTGTTTGACAAGTGCTGGTCAAACTATCTCGGGCGGCTACCACAGCTTCCCAAAAACACCTATAACGTTCCGAAGTATGATGTGTTTCCAGACGAAGATGCTGAACTGTGGTCTCCTTATACCGACGCAGGCTTCGACCAGTCTTGCAAGCAGCCATCTCGGACACGGGCTATAGGCTTACAGTTGTCGAAACTCTGCGAGATCAGTAGTGATCTtttactcttcttctaccaCCCCAGTCATATTGGAAGATCGAGCGGCAAGTCAGCTGAGCTCAAAAAGCTTAGCGAACTTCATCGGCGTCTGGAAGACTGGAGAACGGAGCTACCAAAGGAATTCGAACCCAAGGATGGCCAGTTACCCAATGTCATTCTAATGCAGTAGGTTTTCTCACTCTCTACTTACCCAAGACTGGGCGGAGTTACTCACCTTTTCACAGCATGTTTTATCATCTACAGTATATCCATCTATTCCGACCCTTCCTAAAGTACACAAAGGAAGCTTCGCCCCTGGAGAAGGTCCAGCCCCGAAGAATATGCACAACTAACGCCAATAGCATATCCAAACTTATGCGACTTTACAAAAAGCTATATAACCTCCGGCAAATATGTAACATTGCCGTATACATGCTGCATTCTGCGTGCACAATACACATGCTCAATTTGCCCGAGAAAACTGCCAGACGGGATATAACCCACGGCGTTAGACAGTTGGAGGAAATGGCTGAAGACTGGCCTTGTGCGCGGAGAACATTAGGTATCATCAGCGTTCTAGCTCGGAAGTGGAATGTGGAACTACCCGAGGAGGCCGCCATTGTCTTGAAGAGGACAGACGAAAAGTACGGAATGTTTAGCACTTCCGAGGTCCCCTCACCCAACAGGACGGCCCCTTCTCTCGCTCCATCCTCGCCTGCACCTCCTTACACCCCAGAAGCGTCTCTGCTTTTTTCTACAACAGCCGCCGCAGTACTCGAACAACAACCGTACAGTCCAATGACACTATATAGCCACCCAACTCCTCCGCATCTTGGTCCGGAGAGTATATCTGATCCCGGAATGTCGCCTAATATAGTCACCTTCTCCGACCTGCCTGATCCGTCCGCTCCCATCATcccccagcaacagcagaaCATGCAGGCTATATCTAGCTTAAGCCAAAACAATATgcttcaccaacaccaccaccacctacaaaaccaacatcaacctcaacagcCACACCATAACCACATGACctaccagcagcaacaacataACCTGCTCACCCACCCGGTGAGCGCCTCATCAATGTCCATGAGCGACACTCTCGCCACCATTACGGCATGGGGTATACCAACCTCTTCACCcggcaacaacaataacaataacatCGTATCCCAACATCCGCATCATCAAAAGCAgccacaacagcaacaacaaccacaagcACAACGATATCCCACAGTTGGATCAGTCGGCACAAACACCGTGAAACCTCCAGCAGCTGCCACGCAGACCTTTACTCCAGCCCAGTTACACGCGAATAACTTGGCGACTGCAACGAGATCAACAGCTTCCAACCACAAGAGCGTTGGCCGACACGTAAGCCCCAGCTCGATCTACGCCATTGATGGACAGGATTGGTACCTGAAGGATGGCGTCACCTGGCAACAGGGCTTTCAGGGGTGGGATCTGGAGGGCGGTGGAGCAGGCACAGCTACAAGCACTGGTGGTATTGGGGATGGGGGTGGACCtactggtggtgctggtgataGCATGGCGAGGCTAGCTCCTCGAGGGAAtattggcggcggcggcggcggcggcggcggtagtacaggacagcgacagcaacagcaacagcgacagcaacagcaacagcaacagcaacagcaacagcaacagcaacagcaacagcaacagcaacagcaacagcaacagcagcaagagGCTAATATGTTTGCGTATCATCATGGGgcagagagaggggggggtgGTATAGAATCAACGGGCATGGGAATGACGACGgtaggaggtggaggaggagggttcgATCCAATAGGAGGATCTGGGCTATTGGATGATTTGGTGGGTCTGGATGAATTGGGCAGCTTGGACGGCTTGGGACATCTCCCAGGTCTAGATTGAGTTTGGGTTTCTCTCATGTGATTTGAATTGTAGGACACGGGATTTGGAAAAGGAAATGGATGGGTAGAGGGGGAATTCGGacatacatatatatacccATGGTTGAGAGAATAAATGCGATAGTGTCGTTCTATACACAAATTccttcgaaaaaaaaaaaaaaaaacttcaGGAAGAAGCTCTTTTAGGTGCCATGGTGATTCAAAGCTTGCATAAATACTTGGCTCGACGACAGAAAACTTTGCAATGGAGTTTTATTAAACTCCTGTCCATCGGACTATGGCAATTTAGGATTGTCCAAATTCTCCTAAACCCATCAAATTTTTCTACTTTCCTCTTGTTTAAGAACCACGCATAACAAAGCAGCGACCATAAGAAGGTTACAAATGAACAGGGGGGCATGTCCAATATGTTTGGTCTATGCTGAGTCACTTTAGGTAGTTGTCTTTCACTTGAATACACATCCATTTCAAATAactatataggtaggtactgtgtTCCATATCTAGTCTACCAACTCAACGATCGTCAACCACACCTCTTCAATTCTTTTGTGTACACCCCTGCTATACACTCAATATTCCCATCTCCTCCAATACCCTTCTATACTCCCCggcctccctctccatctcctccatctccctcgccGTCCTCGCCGCATCCTCGATACTAGGGAAACTTCCTCCCGGCTTTGGTCTCGCCTGCATTTCCGccactccctcctcctcctcctccccctcctcctcctcccgtaAAAGTGCCTCCCCCTCTTTGCTCTGGACGTCACTCCCACTCCCGTTTAATTGTTGCCCTCCAAGAGCACGCTCTCGTTGCTGCCCAAAAGTACTGCTGtgctgaagatgatgatgatggtgatgatgaggccCACCATCGTTACCGTGCCCATGCCCGTGCCCATGCCCGTGCCCATAATCCCTATCCCAGAACGCCCCCCCAAtattccccttctcctccgccatcCACTCATACAGCGCATCCGACGGCGTCTCGGTGTCCTTGGCGCTTACGTTGCGAATCCGCGGGATGACGTGCACGTGTACGTGGGAAACGGTTTGGCCGGCTTCGGGACCATCTTGTACGGCGATGTTGAAGGAGCCTCCTGTTTCCAGCATCACTTTATCTTCTGCAActccaccctcctcctcctccttctcctccttctccctctgttttgggcgggtggtggtggtggtggtaccaGGGTGGAAGTAATACCGTCCCAACATCCTCTGCACCACTTGCACGGTGGAGAACAAATCGGTGACTTCGGCGGGGGAGAGGTCGGTTAATCGCTTGTGTGGGACCAAGGGGCAGACGAGGACGTGGCCGGGAAGAAGAGGTTTGAGGTTCACCAGGGCGAAGGAGTGAGGGGTCCGGAGAAAGACTTGGTTGGTTACTTTGAAGGGACCGAAGTGGATTTCACTGTCGCTGTAGTGGGATTTTTGGGTTGATGCTGGGCGAATGTTCCCTTCCGAAGGGTCGGAAGAGGTGCTCATTGTCATCTTTCcagttgctgttgttggcggtGCGACCTTGAAGGTAGGAGGGAAGGTTGAACCACAGAGGGTGGTGGGAAGTATCGACGAACGGCCGGTGAGTGTCGTCGGCGTGGATCGCGGTAGAGTTCTGTTATGCTTGGAAATGCGCGGGGCAGCGGAAAGGCTGATAAGTTGTCTAT belongs to Neurospora crassa OR74A linkage group IV, whole genome shotgun sequence and includes:
- the nit-4 gene encoding nitrogen assimilation transcription factor nit-4 — encoded protein: MNSSDVQMMSSQDAPGSAGLAPDNIASSLPSKKKSRRGADPTNQKRRCVSTACIACRRRKSKCDGALPSCAACASVYGTECIYDPNSDHRRKGVYREKNDSMKAQNATLQILIEAILNASEEDVIDIVRRIRTCDDLDEVAESIRRDEKNATATNDNDDSDEPTQPGRDDATSQAVEGERDLARKMGELRIENGSVRFIGGTSHLIYLSEPTDASEEPELETRLSTCDENPITTWTEVTKNPQLIIHLVNMYFNWHYPYFTTLSRSLFYRDFIKGKPAGQPRSTVYCSSLLVNAMLALGCHFTSVDGAFAVPGDSRTKGDHFFAEAKRLIVQNDEYEKPRLTTVQALALMSVREAGCGREAKGWVYSGMSFRMAQDIGLNLDIGSLDEKEVDARRITFWGCFVFDKCWSNYLGRLPQLPKNTYNVPKYDVFPDEDAELWSPYTDAGFDQSCKQPSRTRAIGLQLSKLCEISSDLLLFFYHPSHIGRSSGKSAELKKLSELHRRLEDWRTELPKEFEPKDGQLPNVILMHMFYHLQYIHLFRPFLKYTKEASPLEKVQPRRICTTNANSISKLMRLYKKLYNLRQICNIAVYMLHSACTIHMLNLPEKTARRDITHGVRQLEEMAEDWPCARRTLGIISVLARKWNVELPEEAAIVLKRTDEKYGMFSTSEVPSPNRTAPSLAPSSPAPPYTPEASLLFSTTAAAVLEQQPYSPMTLYSHPTPPHLGPESISDPGMSPNIVTFSDLPDPSAPIIPQQQQNMQAISSLSQNNMLHQHHHHLQNQHQPQQPHHNHMTYQQQQHNLLTHPVSASSMSMSDTLATITAWGIPTSSPGNNNNNNIVSQHPHHQKQPQQQQQPQAQRYPTVGSVGTNTVKPPAAATQTFTPAQLHANNLATATRSTASNHKSVGRHVSPSSIYAIDGQDWYLKDGVTWQQGFQGWDLEGGGAGTATSTGGIGDGGGPTGGAGDSMARLAPRGNIGGGGGGGGGSTGQRQQQQQRQQQQQQQQQQQQQQQQQQQQQQQQQQQEANMFAYHHGAERGGGGIESTGMGMTTVGGGGGGFDPIGGSGLLDDLVGLDELGSLDGLGHLPGLD
- a CDS encoding Bis(5'-adenosyl)-triphosphatase — encoded protein: MGHIFKKTEVHLLSLIRSGKTTIVLKRQHRQLISLSAAPRISKHNRTLPRSTPTTLTGRSSILPTTLCGSTFPPTFKVAPPTTATGKMTMSTSSDPSEGNIRPASTQKSHYSDSEIHFGPFKVTNQVFLRTPHSFALVNLKPLLPGHVLVCPLVPHKRLTDLSPAEVTDLFSTVQVVQRMLGRYYFHPGTTTTTTRPKQREKEEKEEEEGGVAEDKVMLETGGSFNIAVQDGPEAGQTVSHVHVHVIPRIRNVSAKDTETPSDALYEWMAEEKGNIGGAFWDRDYGHGHGHGHGHGNDGGPHHHHHHHLQHSSTFGQQRERALGGQQLNGSGSDVQSKEGEALLREEEEGEEEEEGVAEMQARPKPGGSFPSIEDAARTAREMEEMEREAGEYRRVLEEMGILSV